In Wolbachia endosymbiont (group B) of Germaria angustata, the following are encoded in one genomic region:
- a CDS encoding TenA family protein: MSDKPKEEFYDIAIKESSDLIEEIKEHPFNVELINNTLDYEKFKIYLQQDFLYLVDCTRALLIIASKIDDIEIMSSLVNVARGIFEVRKQYTEYFETCDLSDNHKKSESCSAFTDFFMRAAYYNSVAEALAAFCPCFNIYQIIINHMVGEVMPKKVEDHRYQGWIDIYNNTVMNTTINQVTDVANNLYAKAGDCERKKMREFFKRGLELEILFWDGIYSLA; this comes from the coding sequence ATGTCCGACAAACCAAAAGAAGAATTTTATGATATTGCTATAAAAGAATCATCTGATCTTATTGAAGAAATAAAAGAACATCCTTTCAATGTTGAATTGATAAACAATACGCTAGATTATGAAAAGTTCAAAATTTATCTTCAGCAGGATTTTTTATATTTAGTGGACTGTACTCGTGCTTTATTGATTATTGCATCTAAAATTGATGACATTGAAATAATGAGCAGTTTGGTTAATGTAGCAAGGGGAATATTTGAGGTTCGAAAGCAGTATACTGAATATTTTGAGACTTGTGATTTATCCGATAATCATAAAAAATCAGAATCTTGTTCTGCTTTCACTGACTTTTTTATGCGTGCTGCATATTATAATTCTGTTGCTGAAGCTTTAGCAGCGTTTTGTCCTTGTTTTAATATATACCAAATTATTATAAATCATATGGTAGGAGAGGTTATGCCTAAAAAAGTTGAAGATCACAGATATCAAGGGTGGATTGATATCTATAATAACACAGTAATGAATACTACGATTAATCAAGTTACTGACGTTGCAAATAATCTATATGCAAAGGCTGGTGATTGTGAGAGGAAAAAGATGCGTGAGTTTTTTAAGAGAGGTCTAGAGCTAGAAATATTGTTTTGGGATGGGATATATTCTCTAGCATAG
- a CDS encoding TenA family protein, whose amino-acid sequence MFSGIIKSYYGSNLLKDIIEHPFNVELVNNTLNIENFKFYIQQDAFFLADYVRTVLMIASKMESCNNIVPLIGVAKGGIEIMRVLYDHYFTVYSINRGEKSLECFNFTNFLLSTSYSDVYEAVTVLYSCHFIYKIVVDNMRNKIKKNNRYKNWFDFFSSSLMESGCVALEDIVDEYCNKVRESERTRMLELFKITAQFELGFWNSAYNFSKFDQNFKKY is encoded by the coding sequence ATGTTTAGTGGTATAATTAAGAGCTATTATGGGTCAAATCTTTTAAAGGATATTATTGAGCATCCTTTCAATGTTGAATTAGTGAATAATACTTTAAACATAGAAAACTTCAAATTTTATATACAACAAGATGCATTCTTTTTAGCTGATTATGTTCGTACTGTTTTAATGATTGCATCAAAAATGGAGAGTTGTAATAACATTGTTCCATTGATTGGGGTGGCTAAAGGAGGAATAGAGATTATGAGAGTGTTATACGACCACTACTTTACTGTATACTCCATAAATCGTGGAGAAAAGTCGCTTGAGTGTTTCAATTTTACTAACTTTCTTTTGTCTACTTCATATAGCGATGTTTATGAAGCTGTAACAGTTCTTTACTCTTGCCATTTTATATATAAAATTGTTGTTGATAATATGAGAAATAAAATTAAAAAAAATAATAGGTATAAGAATTGGTTTGATTTTTTTAGCAGTAGCTTGATGGAATCTGGATGTGTTGCTTTGGAAGATATTGTTGACGAGTATTGTAATAAAGTAAGGGAAAGTGAAAGAACCAGAATGCTCGAATTATTTAAAATAACTGCACAATTTGAGTTAGGCTTTTGGAATAGCGCATATAATTTTTCAAAATTTGATCAAAATTTTAAGAAATATTGA
- a CDS encoding cytochrome c oxidase subunit 3, with protein sequence MKSKEHDFHLVDPSPWPIAISAAILVLALGLVGTLHKQISGIFGLVLGISAVSGVLFYWWRDVIREAIYDKCHTAIVKHGLKLAMYLFILSEVVFFIAFFCSFFKAWLDPIFLFEAFSPTKKIEWPPEGILPPDPWSLPFMNTLILLLSGTTITSAHHFLLENDKKNMIKMLSITILLGIFFIIVQAIEYYEASFSLQEAGEKLIYTSNFYMITGFHCMHVIIGIIFLSVCLFRARRDQITPQDHLCFEFASWYWHFVDVVWIFLFVFVYWLSLY encoded by the coding sequence ATGAAAAGTAAAGAACATGATTTTCATTTAGTAGATCCAAGTCCCTGGCCAATTGCTATATCAGCAGCAATTCTTGTTCTTGCACTTGGATTAGTTGGTACACTCCATAAACAAATTTCTGGAATATTTGGTTTAGTTTTGGGAATCTCTGCGGTATCAGGGGTGCTGTTTTATTGGTGGAGAGATGTAATAAGAGAAGCAATTTATGATAAATGCCATACTGCCATTGTAAAACATGGACTCAAGCTTGCAATGTACTTATTTATCCTCTCGGAAGTTGTGTTTTTTATAGCGTTCTTTTGTTCATTCTTTAAAGCCTGGCTTGATCCGATTTTTTTGTTTGAAGCGTTTTCTCCTACAAAAAAAATTGAATGGCCCCCTGAAGGGATTTTACCACCTGATCCGTGGTCGTTACCATTTATGAATACACTAATATTATTACTTTCTGGTACAACAATTACCTCAGCACATCATTTTTTACTTGAAAATGATAAAAAAAACATGATTAAAATGTTATCTATAACTATATTGCTTGGAATTTTCTTTATAATAGTGCAAGCAATTGAGTATTATGAAGCAAGTTTTTCTCTACAAGAAGCAGGAGAGAAACTTATCTATACATCCAACTTTTACATGATTACTGGTTTTCATTGTATGCATGTTATAATAGGTATAATATTTTTGTCAGTGTGTTTGTTTAGAGCTCGAAGAGATCAAATTACACCTCAAGATCATTTATGCTTTGAATTTGCCTCTTGGTATTGGCACTTTGTTGATGTAGTCTGGATATTTTTATTTGTGTTTGTTTATTGGTTAAGCCTTTATTAA